The Deinococcus sp. Leaf326 DNA window CACCCCACGAACTGCGGGACAAGGTGCGGCGCTACCGGCCCCGGCTGGTGGCCTTCACGAGCAAGCGCGGCGCGGCCGAGACGCTGGGGGTGCCGACCGGCCGCCTGCCCTACGGCCCACAGCCGGAGCCGCTGGAGGGCGCGGAACTGTGGGTCCTGCCCTCGACCAGCCCCCTGGGCCACACCCACTTTCAGCTCGGGCCGTGGGAGGCGCTCGCGGCGCGGGTCAGGGCGCTGCGGCCGGAAGGGTCAGCCGACACAGATACCGGTTGACCTTCCACGGAGAGGGCACCGCACTGACCACGAAGCCCAAACGGCGGTAGAAGCCCACTGCGCCGTCATCCGTCTGTGCCCAGATGCTCCGGACCGCCAGGGCTTTGGCGGCCGCGTACACCAGCGCGCGGCCGTACCCCCGCCCGGTATGTGCCGGGGCCGTACCGATGTGCCGGAGTTCGGCGCCCGGTCCGCCGGCTTCCAGGTGGACCCCCGCTGCGCTGACCACCACGCCCCCGATCTCCCAGGCGAAGACCTGCCCGCCCGCGCCGCTGCGGTAGGCAGTCAGCTCCTGCTGCACTCGCTCGGGGTTAGGAAACATCGCGCGGGCGAGCAGTGCCCCGAGTTCGGGGGTCAGGGCAGGGGAGACGAGCAGGGTCATGCCCCAGCATCGGGGAGGCACAGGCCATCCGGCATCGGCCAGAACGCGGATGAGGTCGGGAGTCGTTGCCCCAGGCCTGCCCGTTACTCCCCGGCCGGCAGCGTCTGAAGGGTGCGTACCGGCAGCGCCAGAGTCGCGCCCGCACGCCCGAAGGCCGCCAGTACCCCGGTCA harbors:
- a CDS encoding mismatch-specific DNA-glycosylase, whose translation is MPDVLEDGLTLVLVGTAPSRISARARAYYANPSNKFWSTLAAVGLTPRQLAPQEYAALPRYGIGLTDVAKRHSGVDAALPTGAWAPHELRDKVRRYRPRLVAFTSKRGAAETLGVPTGRLPYGPQPEPLEGAELWVLPSTSPLGHTHFQLGPWEALAARVRALRPEGSADTDTG
- a CDS encoding GNAT family N-acetyltransferase, coding for MTLLVSPALTPELGALLARAMFPNPERVQQELTAYRSGAGGQVFAWEIGGVVVSAAGVHLEAGGPGAELRHIGTAPAHTGRGYGRALVYAAAKALAVRSIWAQTDDGAVGFYRRLGFVVSAVPSPWKVNRYLCRLTLPAAAP